Sequence from the Syntrophorhabdaceae bacterium genome:
CTATGGTGGTGGGCACCACCTTGTCCGGTCTCACGATAGCTGCGAGACCTGCGAGCTTGTCATCAGGTACCGGCACCACGCCGACATTCGGTTCGATAGTACAGAATGGATAGGGCTGACAGGGGACCGAAAGCGCAGTGAGCGCGTTGAAGATCGTCGATTTACCCGAATTAGGGAGGCCGATAATACCGCAGCTAAAACTCATACTCACACCATATTTTTCGCGCCTGACCTGTGGGGGTAATGGCCACAGGCAAATATCTGAAACAGATACCGCAGGGCCGATTGCCTTCCCGTTTCCGTGTCGCTTACTCCTGCCCTTTCCGGTTATAGATGCTCATAGCCCTGGCGCTGCCGTCACGGACGAACGTATTGAGGGCTTCAGCGGCGGTATCGAGGGCTTCGTTAAGTGCCTCGAGTTCCTCTCTCTCAAACCGTCTCAAGACGTATTCCTCGGCTGCCATGGCCGGATTTCTTCCGATTCCTATCTTTATCCGATGGAACTCAGCCGAGCCTAAGCGTTCTATAACGGACCGGACACCCTTGTGCCCGCCGTCCCTTCCGTTCCACCGAATGCGCACCTTGCCGAACTCCATGTCGAGATCGTCGTGGATGAGCACGAGATCGGCAATGTCGATATTCATCTTTTGTATGAGCTTTGAGAGGGGCTCTCCAGAGAGGTTCATGTAAGTTTCGGGTTTTGCGAGGATCAGGCCCTGCGTGAGCCCGATCCTGCACCCGGACTGTTTCTTGTTGAGAGGGATATTAAATCGTTCGGAAAAGCGGTCTATAACGAGATAGCCGATGTTGTGTCTCGTATGCACGTATTCGGAACCCTTGTTTCCGAGACCACACAGTAAGTACAAAAAAACCTCTATCCCTTCTTGTCTTCCTTCTTTTCCTCTTTCTTGTCTTCCTTCTTGTCTTCTGCCTTCTCTTCGCCTTCCTCAGCGGCTGCAGCTTCTTCAACGACCGGTTTCTCTTCCACAACCGGCGGAATGACCGTTACGATGGCTACATTGGGGCCTTCGAGAAGTTTTACGCCCGGGATCGAGATCTGACTCACGTGGAAGGAATCGCCGATTTCGAGTTCCGATATATCTACGGCGATCTCCTCAGGAATCTGCGTGGGCAGACACTCGACTTTCATGGACCTCAAGTGCATTTCAATGATTCCGCCATCAATCTCACCCTTGGATTTTCCCTTGAGATGAATGGGAATTTCGACCTCGATAGTCCTTTCCATTGAGACCTGGAGAAAATCGATATGGAGGATCTTATCCCCGAGAAATCCTCTCTGGACTTCCTTCACCATA
This genomic interval carries:
- the pth gene encoding aminoacyl-tRNA hydrolase, with the protein product MYLLCGLGNKGSEYVHTRHNIGYLVIDRFSERFNIPLNKKQSGCRIGLTQGLILAKPETYMNLSGEPLSKLIQKMNIDIADLVLIHDDLDMEFGKVRIRWNGRDGGHKGVRSVIERLGSAEFHRIKIGIGRNPAMAAEEYVLRRFEREELEALNEALDTAAEALNTFVRDGSARAMSIYNRKGQE
- a CDS encoding 50S ribosomal protein L25, coding for MEQILIKADKRDAKGKGVARKLRNEGKIPGVLYGRGLEPVSITISTKDWERLGKQMRRNAILNMELTGGKTVENRPVMVKEVQRGFLGDKILHIDFLQVSMERTIEVEIPIHLKGKSKGEIDGGIIEMHLRSMKVECLPTQIPEEIAVDISELEIGDSFHVSQISIPGVKLLEGPNVAIVTVIPPVVEEKPVVEEAAAAEEGEEKAEDKKEDKKEEKKEDKKG